A single region of the Salvia miltiorrhiza cultivar Shanhuang (shh) chromosome 8, IMPLAD_Smil_shh, whole genome shotgun sequence genome encodes:
- the LOC130998305 gene encoding uncharacterized protein LOC130998305, with translation MEGVPRGRGRGRGRGRGRGRGFVPEEPIPQVAPNRTAEEKFRKEKPPTFDGLGEPADAEKWVRAIERIFNYIRCDDEDKVACATYQLVDEADFWWESVRRTMTDEQWENFTWEEFKAELYEKYIPGCYRQKKQNEFWNLRQKTGTVTEYDRAFNQLSRYAPTLVDSDEKRAEKFRNGLRHEIAISLASQGGLTYAQTLSRALTIESLLPREKGKSPEQYGFVPSQDGSKGKRKWNEGTGGNIGNGKKPWVANQNRNQH, from the coding sequence ATGGAAGGTGTACCAAGAGGACGTGGTAGAGGGCGCGGACGTGGCCGTGGGCGTGGTAGAGGATTTGTGCCCGAAGAGCCTATTCcacaagtagcaccaaatcgCACAGCCGAGGAAAAGTTTCGcaaggaaaaacctccaacgtttgatggaTTGGGCGAACCTGCGGATGCCGAGAAATGGGTTAGGGCAATAGAACGGATCTTCAACTACATCCGTTGTGATGATGAGGATAAAGTGGCATGCGCAACTTATCAGTTGGTGGACgaagctgacttttggtgggagtcAGTGAGGCGGACAATGACTGACGAACAGTGGGAGAATTTCACATGGGAAGAGTTCAAGGCTGAATTGTATGAGAAATATATACCAGGATGTTACCGACAGAAGAAACAGAATGAGTTTTGGAATCTGAGACAGAAAACGGGAACTGTGACTGAGTACGACAGGGccttcaatcagctatcaagatatgctccgacgTTGGTGGACAGTGATGAGAAACGCGCAGAGAAGTTCAGAAACGGACTGCGTCACGAGATAGCGATTTCCCTAGCAAGTCAAGGGGGTCTCACATACGCGCAGACATTGAGCAGAGCCCTCACTATTGAGTCATTGTTGCCAAGGGAAAAAGGAAAATCCCCCGAACAGTATGGATTTGTACCATCTCAAGATGGTAGTAAGGGAAAGCGAAAATGGAATGAAGGAACTGGTGGAAACattggaaatgggaagaaaccatgggtgGCGAATCAAAATCGGAACCAACATTAG